CGCTACTATCGCTACCGCGGATGGCGGACACAGCTAGCGCCCACTAGTGGCTCAATGGGTTATGGTTTACCCGCAGCCATTGCGGCCAAGTTGCGGCACCCAGAACGCGATGTTATATGCCTAGCGGGTGATGGTTGCTTCCAAATGGCAATGCAAGAATTTGGCATTGCCTGTCAATACGGCGCTAACATCATTGTGCTGATTTCTAACAACGGCATGTATGGAACAATCCGAATGCACCAGGAGCGGCATTATCCTGGGCGCCCGTCGGGAACGAATATGCTAAATCCCGACTTTGCCGCTTTAGCAAAGGCTTATGGTGGCTATGGAGCAACGGTTACAAGCGACGAAGATTTTCCTACTGCTTTTGCCCATGCGAAAAATGCTGGCGTACCCGCAATTTTAGACTTAAAAGTTGCGCCGCAAGCGTTATCACCAAAACTCCTATTGGAATCGCCTTAAGCCAAGATATAAGGCTGGTCAGTTAGACCAGCCTTGGTAAAAAAGCATTATTTCCTTAAGCGAATTAATATTTAAAAGCCTAATTTTTCATAAAAATGAAAAACCATTGGCGCACAACTACCCATACCCGGCGGCGCCGGTATAAAAGCGTTCTTTAACGCTTTTTACGCCGTATCAAGAAGACAATTAGCCCTAATACCAGAAGCACAAAGATCACGCCTGCCGCAATCAACCAAGGCATGGCCTTCACCAGCAGCGGCGTTGGGCCGCCCTGGCGTAGCTCGGCAACGCGGGCAGCATCGACGTCAAGCTCGGAGTTGCCGAACTGGCTCAGCACGTAGTTGCTGACGGCGGCGACCTGCTCATCGTTTAGCTGCTCGCCAAACGCGGGCATGGCCACGATATAGTCATTGGTTTCACGGTGTACGCCCTGCAATACCGACATAATCAGATTATCGGCGTTGGCACCCTGCGTCGCGGTATTGTGTATCAGCGAGGGGTAGAACTGATCACCGGTGCCCTGACCGTCGATCTGATGGCAGCTAGCACAGGCGCCGTTATAAAGCGTCTGGCCGTCGGTGCTTTTACCATCGCTCATAGTCTGAGGATCATCGTTGCGCAGCGGCTCCAGCGTGGCAAGGCTTAAGGGTTCACGCTCGCGGGATGCCTGGCTGACATCAATGGCCGGGCCTGTCGCTATAGACGGCACCTGCTTCAAGTAGGCTGCCATGCTGTGCAGGTCATCATCGCTTAAATAGCGCAGGCTGTGCTCTATCGCCTCAGCCATGCCGCCACCGGCCTGTGCTTTGTTCTCAACGTGGCCAGTGCGCAGGTACTGCACCAGCTCTTCAACGCTCCAGTTGCCGATCCCGCTGGCATCGGAGGTAATATTGGGCGCATACCATCCACCAACGTTGGCCCCTGCCAGGTAGCGGTCACTGTTTTCTCCCATCAGCGCGTTACGCGGCGTATGGCAGGCGCTGCAATGCCCCAGCGTATCGACCAAATAGCGGCCTCGGTTGAGAGTGTCACTTTGTTCCGGATCGTGAGTATAGGCGTCGTCCAGGAATAAGAAATTCCATGCGGCCATGCTCACGCGGAGGTTAAAGGGAAACGGCAGCGATGTTTCAGGCGTCGGCTCGTCGACCGCTTCAACCCTGTGCATAAAGTAGCTATACAGCGCGTGAATGTCATCGTCGGTTAAGCCGCTATACGCGGTGTAAGGCATGGCGGGATAAAGATGAGCGCCGTCGGAACGAATACCTTCGGTTAGCGCACGTTTAAACTGTGCTTCTGAGTAGTCGCCAATACCGTATTCGCGGGAGGGCGTGATATTGCTGGCGATAATATCGCCCATGGGCGAGGCAATGACGTAACCCCCTGCAAAAGGCTGCCCAGACTCTTCCGGCGGACGGTGGCAGGCGGAACAATCAGCGGCACGCGCAAGATACTCGCCTTGTTGGATCAGCTCATCATCCACATTCGCTGCGTTACTGGGGCTAGCGGCACCACTTGCATGGCTGGCCAACGAAAACATAAAAGCGACACCTAGGAGCCAAGAGGACGGCAAGCGCATGTTAGATCTCCTTGGCGATGATGTCGGCAATGCGAATACTCAAAGCAACACCGGCAAGCGTGGGATTGATCACCCCTGACGCGGGGATAACACCGGTGGTCGCAAGGAACAGGTTATCGTGATCCCAAGTGCGGCATTCGCCGTTCACTACAGAGTCTTCGGCCTTGTCACCCATGATCACAGAGCCCATCAGGTGGTCACGATTCTGCCAGCCGGTGTCATCTTCAATCACCTGGCCGTTCATGAGGCGCACAAAGTTGGCGTAGTCACGCTTCGCGACATCAGCGGCTGCTTTTACATAGTTATCAACGCTGTAGTTAACCGTCAGCATGGGAATACCCAAGGCATCCTTGTAGCGCGTGCTGGGTCTAACGGTGTTATGGGCGTGGGGCAACATCTCGAACACCGTGGAAATATCCACCCAGCGGGCGGCGTCATGGCGGATGCGGTCGTCAAGCTCAGGGCCCACAATCAGATTATCCAGCAAGCGCTGTGTAACGGCCGTGTTGGGCACCATATTGGTTAAAGCGTGCTTGATGGCCGAGTGCTCGCGACGGAAGTCGCCATCGCGCCAGTTAAAGATACCGCCCTGCTGAACAGGCCCACGGCCCGGCCAGACCGGTTCATCGGCCAGGAACTGCAGCCCCATGCCGGTGTGATCCATCAGGTTACGGCCCACCTGATCAGACGAGTTGGCCACATCAGAAAGCAGCAGCAGTTTAGGAGTTTCCAGGCCATGGGCTGCGACAATAAAGTATTGCGCGCTCAGGCGAGTGTCGTCACCGTTAGAGCTGCGATAGTGCACGGCGGCGATTTTACCGTTGTCGCCCTTTTCAAGGTGGTAGGCGGTGGCATCGGTGATTAGCTTGGCGCCCGCGTTTTCAGCGTGGCGGGCGTGAACGTCGCCGCTGTACATGGCGCCAATCGGGCATACCGGCATGCAGTTATTATTGCCGCTACAGGCGGGGCGGCCATCCCAGGGCTTATGGGTACGGGCGTTGGGCTCGTGAATGAAATGGTAGCCTTCAGCGCTGATTCGATCCCTAATGCGCTGAAAATAATAGGTATCAGCCTCTGGGGAAACGGGGTAAGGCTCCGAGCGCGGAGGCCAGGCATCGCCGCCCTGCCCGCTTTGATCATCGGTATCGCTGCCGGAAACGCCCAGGGCTTTTTCAGCGCGCACGTAGTAAGGCTCCAGCTCGTCATACTCAATCGGCCAGTCGCGCCCTACGCCGTAAAGCGTTTTAAGCTTCATATCGCTTGGAATATAGCGCCACGTTGCCGCCGCCCAGTGCCAGGTCGTGCCGCCAACGAGCTTCAACATGCCGGGAAACAGGTCGAAATCACCGGTGTTTTCGATGTAGTTTTCCTGGTAGGAGGTCGGCGCCCACGGTGCATTGGGGTAAGGGTCGTTGAAATTTCCCTTTCGCGAGGAGGTGCGGAAGTTTTCAACAATCTTCCAGCGCGGCACATGCTCACCCGCCTCAAGAATAATCACCGATTTTCCCTGTTGAGCGAGTTCAAAGGCGGCATTGTTGCCTAGTGCGCCCGAGCCGATAACAATCACATCCGCGTCAAATTGCGTAGCCATGGTAATAAACGGTCCTGAATCAAAGAATCAATACGCTCAACCCGGCGCCTGTTAGCAAACCGGGGGCGTACTTTGGTATAAGTAAGGATTAATCGGTGGCGATGCTGGCAGGCGGGTCGACCCAATAGTCGGAGTGACCGCGGGAATACGTTGGAATAACCGTGGCGTCGATGGTCGGCTCGAACATCAGCGCCCCGGTATAGGTAATAAAGCGGGTGTTATCGGTAGCACTATGCCCTTCAACGCTCCCGGTGAACCCTAAATACCAGGCACTAATAATGGCAATCGCCGCTTGCGTTAGCGCCTCTGGCTGGGTTGCGGCAAAGGCTTTGAAACTGCGCATATCGGTAAGGTTGGCATCATCCATCGCCTGGACCAGCAGCCGCTGGTGATCGGCAAAACGTTCGTCGCTATCCAGCAACGCCTGCCAAACGCGCCCAGCGATACGGGCATCCAGCGCCTCTCTCCCGGTTAAGCGTTCGGAAAGCATCAGGAAATCCTGAATAGCCTGCTCGCTGGTGGCGTCGGGGCTATCCGCCCAAGTACGCGTCGCCCAAGGAAAAAAAGCGGCAGCAGAAACAGCCGCCATGCCACCCAATAACTCACGCCGGGAAAGACAAGGTGTCTTAACTGCGTTGTTTTTCATGGAATTCATTGATAGTCCACGCTTATATTAGCAGGCTAATTAATAGTCAAAATTATACGCGCCCCAATATGCTTATCAACTTTAATCGCAGTTTAAGCTACTCAATATTTTGTATCTGTTCCCGCATCTGCTCAATCAGCACCTTAAGCTCCACCGCGCAGCGAGTGGTTTCAGCCACCACAGATTTTGACGAGAGCGTGTTGGCTTCGCGATTGAGTTCCTGCATCAGGAAATCCAAACGGCGGCCTTTGGGGCCTTTCTGGGCGAGCTGGTGGCTCACTTCTTCGATATGCGCCGTTAGGCGATCCAGCTCTTCATCTACGTCGGCTTTTTGCGCCACCAGCACCAGCTCGGCTTCAAGACGTTGCGGGTCGAGTTCGGTCTTGGCGATTTCTAAACGCTCCAGCAGCTGGGCGCGCTGGCGCTCCAGAATCTGTGGCAGCAGGCTGCGCACGGTGGCGACCTGTTCGCTTACTGCCGTCAGGCGGGCGGTGATCATCTCGGCGAGCTTTTCACCTTCGCGGGCGCGGGCGTCAATCAGCTCGTCGAGCGCCTGGTCAAACAGGGTTTTAGCAGCGGCTTTGATGGCATCTTGATTCAGGTACTGGGTTTCCATCACGCCGGGCTGGTTGAGTAATGCCAAGGTAGTTGGCGGTACGGCGCTGGGCACCTGCTGCTGGATAGCCGCCAGGGCATCGGCAATTTCTTTGAGCCGCTGGGCGTTAACCGCAGGCGCGGTGTTAGCCTCGGCGGCTTCAAAACGCAGGCTACATTCCACCTTTCCGCGCGCTAGACGGTTGCGCAGGGCATCGCGCATTACCGGTTCTAAGTCACGTAAGGTGTCGGGAAGGCGAAAATGCGGCTCTAAATAGCGCTGGTTAACCGAGCGAATCTCCACCTGAAGGGTGCCGAAAGGGGCGGCCTGCTCGGTTCGAGCAAAGGCGGTCATGCTGTGCGTCATTGAAAAACCTGTAGAGAAATTAGCGTGATGGAAGTGTAGAGCATTTATCACCACTCTTGCTTTCAATTGACTCTCTATTCATTCGACGCAGTCAGTGCTGTGCGAAGGGGCAAAGATCACACACCAATGATGTCTGGCTGAACCTCAATGAGCAGTCGGGCGTCTGGCGATGGCGTATCAATCACCTCGAAGACGCGATCAATCATCTCGCCTACGTTTTGTCGCGCCATGATCAGGTGAGGGTGAAACGCGGCGGCCAGCGGGTCCCAGTCAAAACACCCAACAATCATGTCATCTAGCTGGTAGCCGCCCTGCTGAAGCCAGCGCACGACCCCTTCCAACGAAATCGTTGAGTTGACGAACATCGCGCTGGGAAGCGTGGCGCGGGGTCGCATATACGCCTCTAACGCGACCTGGGCCTTATCGGCGGCATAGTCGCAGGGAAGGATGTCCGCCTCCGATGTGGACAGCCCCCGTTCAGCGCGGGCCTGAGTGAAACCGGCAATCCTTTCGCGCGTGTTGTGGTCTTCGCTGCGCCCACCAATAAACAGGATGGCGTCGTCACGCGCAGCCTGCCCGGCCAAGCGGCCAAGAATGGCGTTGGTGAGCTGCCGCGCGCCTTCCCGGTTATCGGAAATAACTGAAGGTGCCTTGCTGCCGGGCAAATCCAGATTAATACTCGCCACGCCGCTTTCGTCGCACATCGCAGAGATAGTATCCGGATCAGTCACCCCGGTACTGACCAAACACTCGACCCGGTAGGCGAGCATCATGCGCGCCGCCTCACGCTCCTGTGCCGGGTCGCGGTTGGTACAGGCGACAATCGCAAACAGGCCGCGCTGGCGCGCCTGGGCTTCAAAATGCTGTGCAATCGAGCTGAAGTAGCGGTTGTCGTAGAGCGGCAGAATCATGCCGATAATACCTGAGCGCTCTCGGCGCAGCGCGCGTGCCTGCATATTGGCAGAATAGCCTTCGCTGTCGGCGAGAGAGAGGATTTTGTCGGCCAGCTTTTGGCTAATACGACGCCGTTGCCAAGAGCCGTTGAGCACGGCACTGACGGTACTAGGCGAGGTGTCGGCAAGCCTGGCCAGATCGTAAATGGTTAGCCGCTTAGGTGGCTCGCTTACCACGTAACCGCTCCTTGAAATAGATAAAAGTAGCATTGACGTGATTTCATAATGGGTCAATGCTGTATAATGCACAACCGATTGTGCATGCTAAGTTAAGAAAACAGATTTTGAGTGTTTACGCATCGCTTGATTAACGTTCAACGCCTTCAGCGTTATGACACTCTCCTAGCATTTTAGGACATAAAGCATCGATGCCTTTTTGACATAGGACAACGCATGTCGGCACCGTCAAAACGCTTCAATGCACTCCATTCCACTGGCTGGGCTAGCCAACAGCAAGCAGACAATGACAATGACAATGAAATATAAAGCACTTCTTACCGCCGTCACACTCACAAGCGTCATCGGCAGCAGTGGCGTAATGGCTCAGACGTCCCCTACTATCGCTGTGGTGGCGAAGATAGGCGGCATCCCTTGGTTTAATGCCATGGAAATGGGCATTGAGCAAATGGGTGAGGAATTAGGCGTTGAGGCTTATATGGTCGGGCCCACCAGCGCCGACCCAGCCTTGCAGGTACGCGCGAT
This DNA window, taken from Vreelandella profundi, encodes the following:
- a CDS encoding c-type cytochrome; amino-acid sequence: MRLPSSWLLGVAFMFSLASHASGAASPSNAANVDDELIQQGEYLARAADCSACHRPPEESGQPFAGGYVIASPMGDIIASNITPSREYGIGDYSEAQFKRALTEGIRSDGAHLYPAMPYTAYSGLTDDDIHALYSYFMHRVEAVDEPTPETSLPFPFNLRVSMAAWNFLFLDDAYTHDPEQSDTLNRGRYLVDTLGHCSACHTPRNALMGENSDRYLAGANVGGWYAPNITSDASGIGNWSVEELVQYLRTGHVENKAQAGGGMAEAIEHSLRYLSDDDLHSMAAYLKQVPSIATGPAIDVSQASREREPLSLATLEPLRNDDPQTMSDGKSTDGQTLYNGACASCHQIDGQGTGDQFYPSLIHNTATQGANADNLIMSVLQGVHRETNDYIVAMPAFGEQLNDEQVAAVSNYVLSQFGNSELDVDAARVAELRQGGPTPLLVKAMPWLIAAGVIFVLLVLGLIVFLIRRKKR
- a CDS encoding GMC family oxidoreductase is translated as MATQFDADVIVIGSGALGNNAAFELAQQGKSVIILEAGEHVPRWKIVENFRTSSRKGNFNDPYPNAPWAPTSYQENYIENTGDFDLFPGMLKLVGGTTWHWAAATWRYIPSDMKLKTLYGVGRDWPIEYDELEPYYVRAEKALGVSGSDTDDQSGQGGDAWPPRSEPYPVSPEADTYYFQRIRDRISAEGYHFIHEPNARTHKPWDGRPACSGNNNCMPVCPIGAMYSGDVHARHAENAGAKLITDATAYHLEKGDNGKIAAVHYRSSNGDDTRLSAQYFIVAAHGLETPKLLLLSDVANSSDQVGRNLMDHTGMGLQFLADEPVWPGRGPVQQGGIFNWRDGDFRREHSAIKHALTNMVPNTAVTQRLLDNLIVGPELDDRIRHDAARWVDISTVFEMLPHAHNTVRPSTRYKDALGIPMLTVNYSVDNYVKAAADVAKRDYANFVRLMNGQVIEDDTGWQNRDHLMGSVIMGDKAEDSVVNGECRTWDHDNLFLATTGVIPASGVINPTLAGVALSIRIADIIAKEI
- a CDS encoding sorbitol dehydrogenase family protein, coding for MKNNAVKTPCLSRRELLGGMAAVSAAAFFPWATRTWADSPDATSEQAIQDFLMLSERLTGREALDARIAGRVWQALLDSDERFADHQRLLVQAMDDANLTDMRSFKAFAATQPEALTQAAIAIISAWYLGFTGSVEGHSATDNTRFITYTGALMFEPTIDATVIPTYSRGHSDYWVDPPASIATD
- a CDS encoding YicC/YloC family endoribonuclease produces the protein MTHSMTAFARTEQAAPFGTLQVEIRSVNQRYLEPHFRLPDTLRDLEPVMRDALRNRLARGKVECSLRFEAAEANTAPAVNAQRLKEIADALAAIQQQVPSAVPPTTLALLNQPGVMETQYLNQDAIKAAAKTLFDQALDELIDARAREGEKLAEMITARLTAVSEQVATVRSLLPQILERQRAQLLERLEIAKTELDPQRLEAELVLVAQKADVDEELDRLTAHIEEVSHQLAQKGPKGRRLDFLMQELNREANTLSSKSVVAETTRCAVELKVLIEQMREQIQNIE
- a CDS encoding substrate-binding domain-containing protein; the protein is MVSEPPKRLTIYDLARLADTSPSTVSAVLNGSWQRRRISQKLADKILSLADSEGYSANMQARALRRERSGIIGMILPLYDNRYFSSIAQHFEAQARQRGLFAIVACTNRDPAQEREAARMMLAYRVECLVSTGVTDPDTISAMCDESGVASINLDLPGSKAPSVISDNREGARQLTNAILGRLAGQAARDDAILFIGGRSEDHNTRERIAGFTQARAERGLSTSEADILPCDYAADKAQVALEAYMRPRATLPSAMFVNSTISLEGVVRWLQQGGYQLDDMIVGCFDWDPLAAAFHPHLIMARQNVGEMIDRVFEVIDTPSPDARLLIEVQPDIIGV